One genomic region from Silvibacterium dinghuense encodes:
- a CDS encoding DUF167 domain-containing protein: protein MTFADAVRDEPGGVTIAVRVTPRASRSKITGIYEDPDGARVKIALAAPPVDGKANDALLAFMADVLGVPRSTVTLVAGDTSRSKRLRVAGILARDVCALLDRR, encoded by the coding sequence GTGACCTTTGCAGACGCAGTGCGCGATGAGCCGGGCGGCGTGACGATTGCCGTGCGTGTGACTCCGCGCGCGAGCCGCAGCAAGATCACCGGCATCTATGAAGACCCCGATGGTGCGCGGGTGAAGATCGCGCTGGCCGCGCCTCCGGTAGATGGGAAAGCGAATGACGCGCTGTTGGCGTTTATGGCAGACGTGCTGGGAGTGCCGCGCTCGACGGTGACACTGGTGGCCGGAGATACTTCACGCAGCAAGCGGTTGCGCGTGGCGGGGATTTTAGCGCGGGATGTGTGTGCGCTCCTGGATCGTAGGTAG
- a CDS encoding YggS family pyridoxal phosphate-dependent enzyme encodes MSTFAERLAIIEERIAAACRRAGRSRDEVRLMAVSKTHPAEALEEAVAAGVRLFGENRVQEFERKKESLTTAVRAGAEREGIEVHLIGHLQSNKTAKAAKLFSGVDTVDSVKVAERLSEAALALGVRLPILVEIKLSGEAAKTGASPDSDELRMLFERAADLEGIEVRGVMTVPPLDDNPETARACFRQLRSLKEGWAQTYPKLSFEELSMGMSGDFEIGIEEGSTLVRIGTALFGKREYPVA; translated from the coding sequence GTGAGTACGTTTGCGGAGAGGCTGGCGATCATCGAAGAGAGGATTGCGGCGGCGTGCCGGCGGGCGGGGCGCTCGCGGGACGAGGTGCGGCTGATGGCGGTGTCGAAGACGCATCCGGCCGAGGCGCTGGAAGAGGCTGTGGCCGCGGGCGTGCGGCTCTTCGGCGAGAATCGCGTGCAGGAGTTCGAGCGCAAGAAGGAATCGCTGACGACCGCGGTGCGCGCGGGCGCGGAGCGTGAGGGGATTGAGGTTCACCTGATCGGGCATTTGCAGTCGAATAAAACCGCCAAGGCTGCGAAGCTGTTTTCCGGTGTGGATACGGTCGACTCTGTAAAGGTGGCCGAGCGGCTGAGCGAGGCTGCGCTGGCTCTGGGTGTGCGGCTGCCGATTCTCGTTGAGATCAAGCTGAGCGGCGAGGCGGCGAAGACGGGTGCCTCGCCGGATTCGGATGAACTGCGCATGCTCTTCGAGCGGGCTGCGGATTTAGAGGGCATCGAGGTGCGCGGCGTGATGACAGTGCCGCCGCTCGATGACAATCCGGAGACGGCGCGTGCTTGCTTTCGGCAACTACGCAGCCTGAAAGAGGGATGGGCGCAGACATATCCGAAGTTGAGCTTCGAGGAGCTTTCGATGGGCATGTCGGGCGACTTCGAGATTGGTATCGAAGAGGGATCGACACTGGTGCGGATCGGGACGGCGCTGTTTGGCAAGCGTGAGTATCCGGTAGCGTGA